A stretch of Anaeromyxobacter dehalogenans 2CP-1 DNA encodes these proteins:
- the flhA gene encoding flagellar biosynthesis protein FlhA → MSSTSNPGPPAGGRAELAVAIGVLGILAILIVPLPPAALDVFLALSIGLSVLMLLVALGLTRAVEFSVFPSLLLLVTLFRLALNVATTRLILTDGGKGAGAAGHLIETFGRFAVGGSLVVGLVVFLILLIVNFTVITKGSNRVSEVAARFTLDALPGKQMAIDADLAAGLVDDREARGRRQALERETEFFGAMDGASKFVRGDAVAGLAITGVNIVGGLLAGLLRDHLSLSTAAETYTLLTVGDGLVSQMPALLVSTAAGLVVTRAAGSDLGTQVASQMLGRPVVLRTTAGVLVALGLLPGMPLVAFGGVAGALLLAARRAAGRQEAAARAPRPAAEEKGPERIQDLLALDALELGVGYGLVPLIDLDKGGELPGRVTALRRQLATDLGIVLPPVHLRDDLRLDPGQYRVLLRGVELGRGLAHPERLMALDPNGGDPAVEGVPGVDPAFGLRAVWITPADRPRAEALGLTLVDAASVITTHLSELLRRNAHEIVGRQEVQELLGVLGRDAPKLVEDVVPGAISLGELVRVVRGLLREGVSVRDLRTVLEAVADAAPRSKEPAWLVEAARRRLSRQLTARAAGADGVVRALTLDRSTEETLRATLGASDGEAALAPDVETARRLVASLESGATRLTGAGQPVVLLAPPDLRRPLFDFASRFVPDVQVLAARELAPGTTVEPAGTVQAQPQLAA, encoded by the coding sequence GTGAGCTCGACCTCGAACCCCGGCCCGCCCGCGGGCGGCCGGGCGGAGCTGGCGGTGGCGATCGGGGTGCTCGGCATCCTCGCCATCCTGATCGTCCCGCTCCCGCCGGCGGCGCTCGACGTGTTCCTCGCGCTGTCGATCGGGCTCTCGGTGCTGATGCTGCTCGTCGCGCTGGGCCTCACCCGCGCGGTCGAGTTCTCGGTGTTCCCGTCGCTCCTGCTGCTCGTCACGCTGTTCCGGCTGGCGCTCAACGTCGCGACCACCCGGCTCATCCTCACCGACGGCGGCAAGGGCGCCGGCGCGGCCGGCCACCTCATCGAGACGTTCGGCCGCTTCGCGGTGGGGGGCAGCCTGGTGGTCGGCCTGGTGGTGTTCCTCATCCTGCTCATCGTGAACTTCACGGTGATCACCAAGGGCTCGAACCGCGTGTCCGAGGTGGCGGCGCGCTTCACCCTGGACGCCCTCCCCGGCAAGCAGATGGCCATCGACGCCGACCTCGCCGCCGGCCTGGTGGACGATCGCGAGGCGCGCGGGCGCCGGCAGGCGCTGGAGCGCGAGACCGAGTTCTTCGGCGCCATGGACGGCGCCTCCAAGTTCGTGCGCGGCGACGCGGTGGCCGGCCTCGCCATCACCGGGGTGAACATCGTGGGCGGGCTGCTCGCCGGCCTCCTGCGCGACCACCTGTCCCTGTCCACCGCGGCCGAGACCTACACGCTGCTCACGGTCGGCGACGGGCTCGTGTCGCAGATGCCGGCCCTGCTCGTCTCGACCGCGGCCGGCCTGGTGGTGACCCGCGCCGCCGGCAGCGACCTCGGCACGCAGGTCGCGAGCCAGATGCTGGGCCGGCCGGTCGTGCTCCGCACCACCGCGGGCGTGCTGGTGGCGCTGGGCCTGCTCCCGGGCATGCCGCTCGTCGCGTTCGGCGGGGTGGCCGGGGCGCTGCTGCTCGCCGCGCGCCGGGCCGCGGGCAGGCAGGAGGCGGCCGCCCGCGCGCCGCGCCCCGCCGCCGAGGAGAAGGGCCCGGAGCGGATCCAGGACCTGCTCGCGCTCGACGCGCTCGAGCTGGGCGTGGGCTACGGCCTGGTGCCGCTCATCGACCTCGACAAGGGCGGCGAGCTGCCCGGGCGCGTCACCGCGCTGCGCCGCCAGCTCGCCACCGACCTCGGCATCGTGCTCCCCCCGGTGCACCTGCGCGACGACCTCCGCCTCGACCCCGGCCAGTACCGCGTCCTGCTCCGCGGCGTGGAGCTCGGCCGCGGCCTCGCCCACCCCGAGCGGCTCATGGCGCTCGACCCGAACGGCGGCGACCCGGCGGTGGAGGGCGTGCCGGGCGTGGATCCGGCGTTCGGCCTGCGCGCGGTGTGGATCACCCCGGCCGATCGCCCGCGCGCCGAGGCGCTCGGGCTCACGCTGGTGGACGCCGCCTCGGTGATCACCACGCACCTCTCCGAGCTGCTGCGCCGCAACGCGCACGAGATCGTGGGCCGCCAGGAGGTCCAGGAGCTGCTCGGCGTCCTGGGCCGCGACGCGCCCAAGCTCGTGGAGGACGTGGTCCCGGGCGCGATCTCGCTGGGCGAGCTGGTCCGGGTGGTCCGCGGGCTGCTGCGCGAGGGCGTGTCGGTGCGCGACCTGCGCACGGTGCTGGAGGCCGTCGCCGACGCGGCGCCGCGCTCGAAGGAGCCGGCCTGGCTGGTCGAGGCCGCCCGCCGCCGGCTCTCGCGCCAGCTCACCGCCCGCGCCGCCGGCGCGGACGGCGTGGTGCGCGCGCTCACGCTCGACCGCAGCACCGAGGAGACGCTCCGGGCCACGCTGGGCGCGTCCGACGGCGAGGCGGCGCTCGCGCCGGACGTCGAGACCGCGCGGCGCCTGGTCGCGTCGCTCGAGTCCGGCGCCACGCGCCTGACCGGCGCAGGGCAGCCCGTCGTGCTCCTGGCGCCACCCGACCTTCGCCGGCCGCTGTTCGACTTCGCCAGCCGCTTCGTGCCCGACGTCCAGGTGCTGGCCGCGCGCGAGCTGGCGCCGGGCACCACCGTGGAGCCGGCCGGCACGGTGCAGGCGCAGCCGCAGCTCGCGGCCTGA
- a CDS encoding sigma-70 family RNA polymerase sigma factor produces MHAALAALARYGPPAPEPDDALLRRHAPLLDRCARRLAARTGHAVEPGDLWSAGAMGLLEAARRYDPAHDVRFETFAEHRVRGAMLDELRRMDHLPRRLRADADRVLAARARLEQSLGREPDPVEVAEAAELPAEQVGELLLLASPPVPVEDDLAPTPALPADEALGAAERRRALARMVAALPERLQVLLALYYDEALTYREIAKVLGVSEPRVCQLHAEAVKRLRALMSDT; encoded by the coding sequence ATGCACGCCGCCCTCGCCGCCCTCGCCCGCTACGGTCCGCCCGCCCCCGAGCCGGACGACGCCCTGCTCCGGCGCCACGCGCCGCTGCTCGATCGCTGCGCCCGCCGCCTCGCCGCCCGCACCGGCCATGCGGTGGAGCCCGGCGATCTCTGGTCCGCCGGCGCCATGGGCTTGCTCGAGGCGGCGCGCCGCTACGACCCGGCGCACGACGTCCGCTTCGAGACCTTCGCCGAGCACCGGGTGCGCGGCGCGATGCTGGACGAGCTGCGGCGGATGGACCACCTGCCGCGGCGCCTCCGCGCGGACGCCGACCGCGTGCTCGCGGCCCGGGCCCGCCTGGAGCAGTCCCTCGGCCGCGAGCCCGACCCGGTGGAGGTGGCCGAGGCGGCGGAGCTCCCCGCCGAGCAGGTGGGGGAGCTGCTCCTGCTCGCGTCGCCGCCCGTGCCGGTCGAGGACGACCTCGCGCCCACCCCCGCCCTGCCCGCGGACGAGGCCCTCGGGGCGGCCGAGCGGCGCCGGGCCCTGGCGCGCATGGTGGCGGCGCTGCCGGAGCGGCTCCAGGTGCTGCTGGCGCTCTACTACGACGAGGCGCTCACCTACCGGGAGATCGCGAAGGTGCTGGGCGTGTCCGAGCCGCGCGTCTGCCAGCTCCACGCGGAGGCCGTGAAGAGGCTCCGCGCGCTCATGTCGGATACGTGA
- a CDS encoding GNAT family N-acetyltransferase — protein MPSYDDPDERCARPTGRATFRFTSLEPDDPDLAQELRGWILTAQAFLARGVTPPTRARLEDSLRIVGELSRVLAGEEEGEGVTEQRTVHAAVHRGRIQAVTSLFVCPGAAFVELLATAPWNLLGPADPPDARTVRGAGSALVERAVTLSRGAGAGGRVTLQAENPRAFAVYQKLGFERMRPSDAPLALVPRGKDGFSKSVVRLARGAAGPEEARAPWMLLDPGRAAVRARGAAPRALLSHLPIAASARPPALRRAG, from the coding sequence ATGCCGTCGTACGACGACCCAGACGAACGATGCGCCCGTCCCACGGGGCGGGCGACCTTCCGTTTCACCTCCCTCGAGCCCGACGACCCCGATCTCGCCCAGGAGCTGCGGGGCTGGATCCTGACCGCCCAGGCCTTCCTGGCCCGCGGGGTCACCCCGCCGACGCGGGCCCGCCTGGAGGACTCGCTGCGCATCGTCGGCGAGCTCTCCCGCGTGCTGGCCGGCGAGGAGGAGGGCGAGGGCGTCACCGAGCAGCGCACCGTCCACGCCGCCGTCCACCGCGGCCGCATCCAGGCCGTCACGTCGCTGTTCGTGTGCCCCGGGGCCGCGTTCGTGGAGCTGCTCGCCACCGCCCCTTGGAACCTGCTCGGCCCGGCCGACCCGCCCGATGCGCGCACCGTGCGCGGCGCGGGCAGCGCGCTGGTCGAGCGGGCGGTGACGCTGTCACGCGGCGCCGGCGCCGGCGGGCGGGTCACGCTGCAGGCCGAGAACCCGCGCGCCTTCGCCGTGTACCAGAAGCTCGGCTTCGAGCGCATGCGCCCGTCCGACGCGCCGCTCGCGCTGGTGCCCCGCGGCAAGGACGGGTTCTCGAAGTCCGTGGTGCGGCTGGCCCGTGGCGCCGCCGGGCCGGAGGAGGCGCGCGCGCCCTGGATGCTGCTCGACCCGGGCCGCGCGGCCGTGCGCGCCCGCGGGGCCGCGCCGCGCGCGCTGCTGTCGCACCTGCCGATCGCCGCCTCGGCGCGCCCGCCCGCGCTCAGGCGCGCCGGTTGA
- a CDS encoding MinD/ParA family protein, whose protein sequence is MNDPRERAVADQAQGLRDRVPPRDPAPPLRVIAVTSGKGGVGKTHISANLAVLAARAGRRVLLVDADLGLANADIVLGICPTHHLGHLLDGAATAEDVLTQGPRGVRVLGASSGIQSLTRLSDAQKLALVSAFEALDRRFDLVLVDCGAGIGDNVLFFAGAAQEALLVVSPEPTSLSDAYATVKVLSQQAGVTRFGVVANQAADFQGRDVFRRLTQVTGKFLDARLAYLGSIPRDEDLPRAGRVQQPLVELYPRSPASRALEGLCDAILSSPPPATLPGGVKLFWQQLLRERQPAA, encoded by the coding sequence GTGAACGATCCCCGTGAGCGCGCCGTCGCCGACCAGGCCCAGGGCCTGCGCGACCGCGTCCCCCCGCGCGACCCCGCCCCGCCGCTGCGCGTGATCGCCGTGACGAGCGGCAAGGGCGGCGTGGGCAAGACCCACATCTCCGCCAACCTGGCGGTGCTCGCCGCGCGCGCCGGGCGCCGCGTGCTGCTGGTGGACGCGGACCTGGGCCTCGCCAACGCCGACATCGTGCTGGGGATCTGCCCAACCCACCACCTCGGCCACCTGCTCGACGGCGCGGCCACCGCCGAGGACGTGCTCACGCAGGGCCCGCGCGGCGTGCGCGTCCTGGGCGCGTCGAGCGGCATCCAGTCGCTCACGCGGCTCTCCGACGCGCAGAAGCTCGCCCTCGTCTCCGCCTTCGAGGCGCTCGACCGGCGCTTCGACCTCGTGCTCGTGGACTGCGGCGCGGGCATCGGGGACAACGTGCTGTTCTTCGCCGGCGCGGCGCAGGAGGCCCTGCTGGTGGTCTCGCCCGAGCCCACCTCGCTCTCGGACGCCTACGCCACCGTGAAGGTCCTGTCGCAGCAGGCCGGCGTGACGCGGTTCGGGGTGGTCGCGAACCAGGCCGCCGACTTCCAGGGGCGGGACGTGTTCCGCCGGCTGACGCAGGTCACCGGCAAGTTCCTCGACGCGCGCCTCGCCTACCTCGGCTCCATCCCGCGCGACGAGGACCTGCCCCGCGCCGGGCGCGTGCAGCAGCCGCTCGTCGAGCTCTACCCGCGGTCCCCCGCCAGCCGCGCGCTCGAGGGGCTCTGCGACGCGATCCTCTCGTCGCCGCCACCGGCCACCCTGCCCGGCGGCGTGAAGCTGTTCTGGCAGCAGCTCCTCCGCGAGCGGCAGCCCGCCGCCTAG
- the flhF gene encoding flagellar biosynthesis protein FlhF yields MTPTVRTFRAPDPTSALAAVKAALGPEAVILATRTVDGGLFRRAEVEITAALEPAGAAPAARARRPAAAPPRPPPLPAAPAAPARPPDDPLQDELRRLRRSVEETRRALAAVTLEARAGRELQLPPAGADAYARLVGRGMEPALAEGLVRSALELGGADPGRAWRAVKDLLGERLVPCRAPWLHDGRRVIAAVGPTGVGKTTTLAKVAARALLETRKRVAFVTVDTYRLGGAEQLARYAGIMEVPVLVARDRGELGRALERLSDVDLVLLDTAGHASVEDVERQAALVRSVPRVQLHLTVSAAAGALELAAVADRYRALAPDRLVLTKLDEAAGPGSVLSAAVRVCRPIACVTNGQRVPEDVHALGGGELVDLVAGEDAP; encoded by the coding sequence ATGACGCCCACCGTCCGAACCTTCCGCGCCCCCGATCCCACCTCCGCGCTCGCCGCGGTGAAGGCCGCGCTCGGCCCGGAGGCGGTCATCCTCGCCACCCGCACCGTGGACGGCGGCCTGTTCCGGCGCGCCGAGGTGGAGATCACCGCCGCCCTGGAGCCCGCCGGCGCCGCCCCCGCGGCGCGCGCCCGCCGCCCCGCCGCGGCGCCGCCGCGCCCGCCGCCGCTGCCCGCCGCGCCCGCGGCGCCCGCGCGGCCCCCCGACGACCCGCTGCAGGACGAGCTGCGCCGGCTGCGCCGGTCGGTGGAGGAGACCCGCCGCGCGCTCGCCGCCGTGACGCTGGAGGCGCGCGCCGGGCGCGAGCTGCAGCTCCCGCCGGCCGGCGCCGACGCCTACGCGCGGCTGGTGGGCCGCGGGATGGAGCCGGCGCTGGCGGAGGGGCTGGTCCGCTCGGCGCTGGAGCTGGGCGGCGCCGACCCGGGCCGCGCCTGGCGCGCGGTGAAGGACCTGCTGGGCGAGCGGCTGGTGCCGTGCCGTGCCCCGTGGCTCCACGACGGCCGCCGCGTGATCGCCGCGGTGGGCCCCACCGGCGTGGGCAAGACCACCACGCTCGCCAAGGTGGCGGCGCGCGCGCTGCTGGAGACGCGCAAGCGCGTCGCCTTCGTGACGGTGGACACCTACCGGCTCGGCGGCGCCGAGCAGCTCGCGCGCTACGCCGGGATCATGGAGGTCCCGGTGCTGGTGGCGCGCGACCGCGGCGAGCTCGGGCGCGCGCTGGAGCGGCTCTCCGACGTGGACCTCGTGCTGCTGGACACCGCCGGCCACGCGTCGGTGGAGGACGTCGAGCGCCAGGCGGCGCTGGTCCGCTCCGTCCCGCGCGTCCAGCTGCACCTGACCGTCTCCGCGGCGGCCGGCGCGCTGGAGCTCGCGGCGGTCGCCGATCGCTACCGCGCGCTCGCGCCCGATCGCCTGGTGCTGACCAAGCTCGACGAGGCGGCCGGGCCGGGGAGCGTGCTCTCCGCCGCGGTCCGGGTGTGCCGCCCCATCGCCTGCGTGACCAACGGCCAGCGCGTGCCCGAGGACGTGCACGCGCTCGGCGGCGGGGAGCTGGTGGACCTCGTCGCCGGAGAGGATGCCCCGTGA